The following are encoded in a window of Dehalococcoidales bacterium genomic DNA:
- a CDS encoding GNAT family N-acetyltransferase, which produces MNVIVRSFTREDIPAMIQIWNKVVEEGNAFPQDECLTPETGYAFFYQQSYCGVAQDLESGILYGLYILHPNNVGRCGHICNASYGVYPESRGKHIGEKLVSDSLIQARRHQFKILQFNAVVANNASARRLYEKLGFKQLGTIPGGFRMKDGHYEDICPYYIVL; this is translated from the coding sequence ATGAATGTAATTGTTCGGTCGTTCACGCGCGAAGACATCCCTGCGATGATTCAAATCTGGAATAAGGTTGTTGAAGAAGGAAACGCATTCCCGCAGGATGAATGTTTAACTCCAGAAACAGGTTATGCCTTTTTTTACCAGCAATCCTATTGCGGTGTTGCCCAAGATCTGGAAAGTGGAATACTCTACGGCTTGTACATCCTTCATCCCAATAATGTTGGCAGGTGTGGTCATATATGCAATGCTAGTTATGGAGTATATCCTGAAAGCAGAGGAAAGCACATCGGCGAAAAACTGGTAAGCGATAGCCTTATTCAAGCCAGACGGCACCAGTTTAAAATACTCCAGTTTAATGCTGTAGTTGCAAACAACGCCTCGGCGAGGCGATTATACGAGAAGCTTGGTTTTAAGCAACTTGGCACGATCCCCGGCGGCTTTCGCATGAAAGATGGACATTATGAAGATATCTGCCCATATTACATTGTTCTTTGA
- the nrfD gene encoding polysulfide reductase NrfD, whose amino-acid sequence MSISDMPWGITLWLDLWCVGIASGAFMNAFVIDKLSSGTQRNLFRFAVLSGLVFAFIGVILLLSHLGHILWFWHMFVTIRPQSVLSLGGWILSLWLAVAGIMAVLWVVEHYISNNILVKKINGVLSWVGFALSILLITYGGVLIATTNQPLWANTLLLPSLFIGSALCTSVAWLIILSYIVNWLGNKNIKPLDWLITRFTDSSDYTINNNVVAKLIKALFVYLVIEIVILAAFMVWLWFTAESAFTQLVFGEMAVYFWAGLVALGLVLPLALLGINRCRNKLMQIPPALAISSAGLAFIGGLVLRAVLLVSAQL is encoded by the coding sequence ATGAGCATTTCTGATATGCCCTGGGGAATTACTCTGTGGCTTGATTTGTGGTGTGTAGGCATTGCAAGTGGTGCTTTTATGAATGCATTTGTCATTGATAAGCTGAGTTCGGGGACCCAGCGAAATCTTTTCCGTTTTGCGGTTCTATCCGGTCTTGTTTTTGCCTTCATAGGTGTGATTTTATTGCTATCTCACCTTGGTCACATTTTGTGGTTCTGGCACATGTTTGTAACAATCCGACCGCAATCAGTACTCTCTCTTGGCGGTTGGATTCTCTCTTTGTGGCTCGCTGTTGCGGGTATTATGGCTGTACTGTGGGTGGTTGAACACTATATTTCGAACAATATTTTGGTTAAAAAAATAAATGGCGTTTTGTCTTGGGTTGGATTTGCTTTATCAATCCTTCTCATTACCTACGGTGGTGTTTTGATTGCTACCACCAACCAGCCACTGTGGGCGAATACCCTACTGCTACCTTCTCTATTCATAGGTTCGGCTTTATGCACCAGCGTTGCATGGCTGATCATTTTGTCTTATATAGTTAATTGGCTGGGAAATAAAAATATCAAGCCTCTAGATTGGTTAATCACCCGTTTCACTGATTCGAGTGACTATACCATTAATAACAATGTCGTAGCCAAGCTTATAAAAGCGCTATTTGTTTATCTGGTAATTGAAATTGTGATTCTGGCAGCTTTCATGGTTTGGTTATGGTTTACAGCTGAATCTGCATTTACTCAACTCGTTTTTGGTGAAATGGCAGTCTATTTTTGGGCTGGACTCGTAGCGTTGGGGCTGGTGCTCCCGCTAGCGCTATTAGGTATTAACCGGTGTAGAAATAAACTAATGCAGATCCCTCCAGCATTAGCAATTTCGTCCGCAGGGTTAGCTTTTATCGGGGGTTTGGTATTAAGGGCGGTCTTGCTTGTTAGCGCTCAGCTTTAG
- a CDS encoding zinc ribbon domain-containing protein produces MECPKCGEHIDRAMFASDVTFCPYCGQDLNDIQPSINLAYCPYCGQELVPGALFCPKCGKKLAVKSKRKERPQALSNNFQVYSDQPAGSSGFKQIADKITRFLTYLFSSERKMRRLYGQWAEYADLSPEEIQALEAQTEMSDDWKRKERALKIALLVGLSLIIIIIIVALLVLYVF; encoded by the coding sequence ATGGAATGTCCAAAATGCGGTGAGCACATCGACCGCGCTATGTTTGCTTCAGATGTAACGTTCTGCCCCTATTGCGGCCAGGACCTTAATGATATACAACCATCTATAAACTTGGCCTATTGCCCGTATTGCGGGCAAGAGCTCGTTCCGGGTGCGCTATTTTGCCCAAAATGCGGCAAAAAACTGGCTGTAAAGAGCAAACGAAAGGAACGCCCACAAGCGTTATCGAACAATTTCCAGGTTTACTCAGACCAGCCTGCCGGTTCTTCCGGGTTCAAGCAAATAGCAGATAAGATAACCCGTTTTCTCACCTATCTATTCAGTTCGGAACGTAAAATGCGTCGCCTTTATGGGCAGTGGGCAGAGTATGCCGATCTTTCTCCTGAAGAAATTCAGGCGCTGGAAGCACAGACTGAAATGAGCGATGATTGGAAACGTAAAGAACGTGCCCTTAAAATTGCTCTCCTGGTTGGTTTAAGTCTTATAATTATAATTATTATCGTCGCCTTGCTGGTACTTTACGTTTTTTAA
- a CDS encoding anaerobic ribonucleoside-triphosphate reductase activating protein, translating to MINGYKDLSLIDYPGLIAPVVFVGGCNFRCPFCHNADLVLHPGLAEEFSIDTILKRIEKAKSLCDGVVITGGEPALWPELEDFIRQIRRLGLKVKLDTNGSLPDVLERLNHQGLIDYVAMDIKTALHRYREATGVKADVSAIQKSITLLQNSNVSHEFRTTCVPSLVSADEILSICRLVGTNEKLILQQYRPVNTIDPAYTLIQPYSEAEMEKLLSIAIEQGVDGKIT from the coding sequence ATGATAAACGGTTATAAAGACCTCTCGCTGATCGACTATCCGGGACTTATTGCCCCGGTGGTATTTGTGGGGGGCTGCAATTTTCGCTGCCCATTCTGTCATAATGCTGACTTGGTTTTACACCCCGGCCTTGCTGAGGAATTTTCCATTGATACCATCCTCAAACGAATTGAAAAAGCCAAAAGCCTTTGTGACGGTGTCGTCATTACCGGCGGAGAGCCTGCGCTCTGGCCGGAACTTGAAGATTTTATACGCCAGATCCGAAGACTTGGTCTCAAGGTAAAACTGGATACCAATGGAAGCTTGCCTGACGTTTTGGAACGGCTGAATCACCAGGGATTAATTGATTATGTTGCGATGGATATAAAAACCGCCTTGCATCGTTATCGTGAGGCCACTGGCGTAAAAGCCGATGTTTCTGCTATACAAAAAAGTATTACTCTATTACAGAACTCAAATGTCTCCCATGAATTCCGTACCACTTGTGTTCCCTCTCTGGTAAGCGCAGATGAAATCCTTTCTATCTGCCGCTTGGTGGGCACAAACGAAAAACTAATCTTGCAACAGTATCGACCGGTAAATACAATTGATCCAGCCTACACTTTAATTCAACCTTACTCTGAAGCAGAAATGGAAAAATTATTGTCGATTGCAATTGAGCAAGGTGTGGATGGTAAAATTACTTGA
- a CDS encoding formylmethanofuran dehydrogenase subunit E family protein — MDRAKSFHGCISPGVLVGGIMVDSAMELLPQGTLFDVICETRSCLPDAVQILTPCTIGNGWLRILDFGRYAVSLYDKHQGDGFRVFLDPAKLDHWDEIKTWFLKLKLKHDQDNVRLKEQILTAGKEICTIQPIHVKSGFRTNRSKGIINVCSICGEAYPAKDGLICLGCQQELPFRIRN, encoded by the coding sequence ATGGATCGGGCTAAGTCTTTCCACGGTTGCATTTCCCCCGGGGTGCTGGTTGGCGGAATTATGGTTGATAGTGCTATGGAGCTCTTGCCACAAGGCACCTTATTTGATGTCATTTGTGAAACCCGCTCATGTTTGCCTGACGCGGTGCAAATACTGACACCATGCACTATTGGAAATGGATGGCTCCGCATATTGGACTTCGGGCGGTATGCAGTGAGTTTATATGATAAGCATCAAGGTGATGGATTTCGGGTTTTTTTAGATCCGGCTAAGCTAGATCATTGGGACGAAATAAAAACATGGTTTTTAAAATTAAAACTCAAACATGACCAGGACAATGTGCGTTTGAAGGAACAGATTCTAACGGCGGGGAAGGAAATATGCACAATCCAACCGATACACGTTAAAAGTGGCTTCAGAACCAATCGGTCAAAAGGAATAATCAATGTATGCAGCATTTGTGGTGAAGCATATCCAGCGAAAGACGGTTTAATCTGTTTAGGCTGCCAGCAAGAGCTGCCGTTTCGTATTAGAAATTAA
- a CDS encoding substrate-binding domain-containing protein — MTMDAFIKKIYINFRSSKPIYRQLVEQIQKLVITEQIEQGDHLPSIRHLGNKLNISPNTVARAYLELEREQIVVTKRGGGTIVSASRDEQLLREIRAKHLQSNVSKDIVRMLGQGYKLDELEAAYLLGINRWKEEFESASTTPSITNIEGDSGETLRITGSHDIALNILITLFKQYSSNIKVEASHVGSLRGLIALEEDTADIAGIHLLDEETGEYNIPFIKRILPGQKMVVINLVYRKQGLLFAPGNPKNIGGLGDLAKSDIRFVNRQKGSGTRVLLDLELKRTGIDERDICGFDIEMDNHLAVGLAIAQGRADTGLGIAAAAHSCGLGFLPLFKERYDIVMPAKTFDSKKTDLLMSIISGSEFKKIVSEVEGYDTSKTGSVMEVS; from the coding sequence ATGACAATGGATGCTTTCATAAAAAAGATATATATAAATTTTCGTTCTTCTAAACCGATATATCGGCAATTAGTCGAGCAAATACAAAAGCTTGTTATAACAGAACAAATAGAACAAGGCGACCACCTTCCCTCCATTCGACACTTGGGGAATAAGTTAAATATTAGCCCTAATACTGTCGCAAGAGCTTACCTGGAACTGGAACGCGAACAAATAGTGGTTACAAAAAGAGGAGGCGGAACCATAGTATCCGCAAGCAGGGATGAGCAGCTTTTACGGGAAATACGTGCAAAACACCTGCAAAGCAATGTATCCAAGGATATTGTTCGGATGCTTGGCCAGGGGTACAAGCTCGATGAATTGGAAGCAGCTTACTTGTTAGGAATTAACCGGTGGAAGGAAGAATTTGAGTCAGCTTCCACTACGCCATCTATTACGAATATTGAAGGCGATAGTGGCGAAACATTGCGTATAACAGGCAGCCATGATATCGCTTTAAATATCTTGATAACTTTGTTCAAACAGTATTCATCCAACATTAAAGTTGAAGCCAGCCATGTAGGAAGCCTGCGGGGCTTGATAGCTTTAGAAGAGGATACTGCCGACATAGCAGGAATCCATTTGTTAGACGAAGAAACAGGTGAATACAACATTCCTTTTATTAAACGCATATTACCAGGGCAAAAAATGGTAGTTATTAATTTGGTATATCGCAAACAAGGTTTGTTGTTTGCACCAGGAAATCCTAAAAACATTGGCGGCTTGGGTGATCTTGCCAAATCTGACATAAGGTTTGTAAACAGGCAAAAAGGCTCCGGTACCAGGGTATTATTGGATTTGGAGTTGAAAAGAACGGGAATTGATGAGAGAGACATTTGTGGATTTGATATAGAGATGGACAATCATCTCGCAGTTGGGCTTGCGATAGCTCAAGGAAGAGCTGATACAGGTTTGGGTATTGCTGCAGCTGCTCATAGTTGTGGATTGGGTTTTTTACCATTATTTAAGGAGCGGTATGATATCGTAATGCCCGCAAAAACGTTTGATAGCAAGAAAACAGACCTTCTTATGAGCATCATCTCCGGATCCGAGTTTAAAAAGATTGTGAGTGAAGTTGAAGGCTACGACACGTCCAAGACCGGCTCGGTGATGGAAGTTTCATAG
- the fdnG gene encoding formate dehydrogenase-N subunit alpha, producing the protein MSINRREFLKGSGKVFAGGLALSALGIDVRPIRVHASKLEKLEKIKTSVQTTTTCCYCSCGCGLICSTDSNGEIINIEGDPDHPINEGALCPKGMNLKETSASNPHRLSKVLYRAPYSEEWEEKDWDWALDRMARKIKDIRDADFMTTNSKGQNVNRVESLAFHGSSNVNNEECFMMYEFARSLGLVYLDHQARVUHGPTVPALSESFGRGAMTNHYIDLRNSDVFLVQGSNVAEHHPLAMKWIMKAKDRGAKMIHVDPRFTRTSSKADIYARLRSGTDIAFLGGMIKYILDNEKYHKDYVINYTNVSQIVGDDFDFEDGLFVGYNPETRTYDKSKWAYKYNNDGTPATDATLQNPRCVFQLLKEHYSRYDLATVSSITGTPEEDLLKVYETYSSTGTANRSGSILYALGQTQHTTGVQNIRTMCMIQLLLGNIGIAGGGVNALRGEPNVQGSTDFALLYHYLPGYLKAPKASQPTTAKYLEDNTPTTKVAKSVNWWQNYPKYLISLLKTMFDSAATADNDFGYAWLPKIDDTQKADALTMIDHMYKGGIKGYITAGTDPCVSMPNANKLRKAMANLDLLIHSNIFDNETASFWKGPGMDPSQVKTEVFLLPASASVEKDGSQSNSGRWIHWNYAAGKAPGDAISVGETFWKLMGRIKELYQNEGGALPEPIVNLKWDYDENGKWNALKVCKAINGYFLKDTTVNGIEYKQGDLVPGFPSLQSDGSTSSALWVMCGAFTKDGTNLMARRGKEDKTGLGMYHDWAWCWPMNRRIIYNRASCDPNGNPWNSDRVVVKWENGNWVGDVVDGGGAPLNDPNGKLPFIMQANGMGCLYGPGLDDGPFPEQYEPLEGPFAQNIMSGQLNNPVIKLYTGEMDQVANASPDYPIVLTTYSCTEHWCSGAITRWQSNLTELMPEAYVEMSEELAAEKDIKNGERVVLESARGKLEVVAMVTKRMKPMQCGGKTIHQVGSTFNYGWLFPKDCGDTINLLTTNVGDANAQTPEYKACMINLKKA; encoded by the coding sequence ATGTCAATTAATCGTCGAGAATTCTTAAAGGGTTCTGGAAAGGTTTTTGCCGGTGGTTTAGCGTTATCAGCGCTGGGCATCGACGTTCGCCCGATAAGAGTACATGCCAGCAAACTGGAAAAGCTTGAAAAAATTAAGACAAGTGTTCAGACAACTACTACCTGCTGCTATTGCTCGTGCGGGTGTGGGTTGATTTGTAGCACTGATTCTAATGGCGAAATCATCAACATTGAAGGCGATCCTGACCATCCTATCAACGAAGGTGCACTATGCCCCAAGGGTATGAATTTGAAGGAAACCTCGGCTTCCAATCCACATCGCCTGTCAAAGGTGCTCTACCGGGCACCTTACAGTGAAGAATGGGAAGAGAAAGACTGGGATTGGGCGCTGGACCGTATGGCTCGGAAAATTAAAGATATCCGAGACGCGGATTTCATGACTACCAACAGCAAGGGGCAGAATGTCAACCGTGTCGAAAGCCTGGCTTTTCATGGCAGTTCCAATGTTAACAATGAAGAATGCTTCATGATGTACGAATTTGCGAGGTCGCTAGGCCTGGTGTATCTGGATCACCAGGCACGTGTCTGACACGGCCCAACTGTACCGGCTCTGTCAGAGTCGTTTGGGCGTGGCGCAATGACCAACCACTATATTGATCTCAGAAATAGTGATGTATTCCTGGTTCAGGGCAGTAATGTTGCTGAACACCATCCCCTGGCTATGAAATGGATCATGAAAGCAAAAGACAGAGGGGCGAAGATGATACATGTTGACCCCAGATTCACACGTACTTCGTCCAAAGCGGATATTTATGCCCGGCTGCGTTCCGGCACCGATATAGCTTTTCTGGGTGGCATGATCAAGTATATCCTCGACAACGAAAAGTACCATAAGGATTATGTGATTAACTATACCAACGTTTCTCAAATAGTTGGTGATGATTTCGATTTCGAGGATGGGCTTTTCGTTGGTTACAATCCGGAAACCAGGACTTATGACAAATCGAAATGGGCTTATAAATACAATAATGATGGCACCCCGGCAACCGATGCCACCCTACAAAATCCCCGATGTGTTTTCCAACTGCTAAAGGAGCATTATTCGCGTTATGATCTGGCTACAGTTTCTTCCATTACCGGTACTCCGGAAGAGGATTTGCTGAAAGTTTATGAAACTTACTCTTCTACCGGGACAGCTAACAGATCTGGAAGTATTCTTTATGCACTCGGACAAACCCAGCACACAACAGGAGTTCAGAACATACGCACAATGTGTATGATTCAGCTTCTTTTGGGCAATATCGGTATTGCCGGTGGAGGAGTCAATGCCTTGAGAGGAGAGCCAAATGTACAGGGCTCCACTGATTTCGCATTGCTGTATCATTATCTGCCTGGATACTTAAAGGCACCAAAAGCATCACAACCTACTACTGCTAAATACCTGGAAGACAATACTCCAACAACCAAGGTGGCTAAATCAGTCAACTGGTGGCAAAACTACCCCAAGTATTTGATAAGTCTTCTAAAAACCATGTTCGATTCAGCTGCAACTGCAGACAATGATTTTGGCTATGCCTGGTTGCCTAAAATTGATGATACCCAGAAAGCTGACGCATTAACCATGATAGACCACATGTACAAAGGCGGAATCAAAGGGTATATCACTGCTGGCACCGACCCATGTGTGAGCATGCCTAATGCGAATAAGTTGCGCAAAGCTATGGCAAACCTCGATTTATTGATTCATTCAAATATTTTCGATAATGAAACCGCTTCGTTCTGGAAGGGGCCAGGCATGGATCCCAGTCAGGTTAAAACCGAAGTCTTCCTGCTGCCCGCTTCTGCTTCGGTCGAGAAGGATGGAAGCCAGAGCAACAGCGGCCGCTGGATACACTGGAACTACGCCGCAGGCAAAGCTCCAGGAGATGCTATTTCGGTTGGCGAAACATTCTGGAAACTGATGGGCAGGATAAAAGAACTGTACCAGAATGAAGGAGGAGCTTTACCCGAGCCGATAGTAAACCTTAAATGGGACTATGATGAAAATGGAAAGTGGAACGCTCTGAAGGTCTGCAAAGCTATTAATGGTTATTTCCTCAAGGATACCACTGTTAATGGCATTGAGTATAAACAGGGCGACCTTGTGCCCGGGTTCCCCAGTCTGCAGTCTGATGGTTCTACCTCGTCAGCTTTGTGGGTGATGTGCGGGGCATTTACCAAGGATGGCACCAATTTGATGGCCAGACGTGGCAAGGAGGACAAGACCGGTCTAGGTATGTATCATGACTGGGCTTGGTGCTGGCCGATGAATCGCCGCATCATCTACAACCGTGCTTCATGTGATCCGAATGGTAACCCCTGGAACTCTGACAGGGTAGTAGTAAAATGGGAAAATGGAAATTGGGTCGGCGATGTCGTTGATGGCGGTGGAGCACCACTCAACGATCCTAATGGCAAACTGCCGTTTATTATGCAAGCTAATGGTATGGGTTGTTTGTATGGACCTGGACTTGACGATGGTCCGTTCCCCGAACAATACGAGCCTTTGGAAGGGCCTTTTGCCCAGAACATAATGTCAGGCCAGTTGAATAATCCTGTTATCAAACTCTACACTGGCGAAATGGATCAAGTTGCCAACGCCTCACCGGATTATCCAATTGTACTGACTACCTATTCTTGCACGGAACACTGGTGCAGTGGAGCAATTACCAGGTGGCAATCCAACCTGACGGAGCTTATGCCTGAAGCTTATGTGGAAATGAGTGAAGAACTGGCAGCCGAAAAAGACATCAAGAACGGTGAACGGGTAGTACTTGAATCAGCCAGGGGAAAATTGGAAGTAGTTGCCATGGTTACCAAGCGCATGAAACCTATGCAATGCGGCGGCAAGACGATCCATCAGGTAGGTTCAACCTTCAATTATGGTTGGCTGTTCCCCAAGGATTGCGGAGACACCATTAACTTGCTTACCACTAATGTGGGCGATGCCAATGCCCAAACACCAGAATACAAGGCTTGCATGATCAACCTTAAAAAAGCTTAG
- a CDS encoding CPBP family intramembrane metalloprotease: MEKLPLNRILYTGATFIALLATQVLLGKAGHFVANQFSYAQIDPHDAFASISVHHFAQMVFALIIIIALGKLLKIDFYLKLGNIRKGTKYVAIFTGVFAFAAIMLHLFLSLNNQLPTYAFPLDCRNILGTIGFQLFLSGPSEEVIFRALPITILVYTFGRSIQIRKSFTVEVIMASILFSFAHLNWSLAPFSFEVDSFQLVYAVILGTIQGIVYQKTESIVYPALMHSFSNVIMVGTGYLFTALTVA, encoded by the coding sequence ATGGAAAAGCTCCCCCTTAACAGGATTTTGTATACCGGTGCTACTTTTATTGCTTTACTCGCGACACAAGTATTATTAGGAAAAGCGGGGCATTTTGTTGCAAATCAGTTTTCGTATGCACAAATTGATCCGCACGATGCTTTTGCGAGTATTTCCGTCCATCATTTTGCCCAAATGGTCTTCGCTTTAATAATAATCATCGCGCTGGGCAAGTTGTTAAAAATCGATTTCTACCTGAAGCTAGGCAATATAAGAAAAGGTACAAAATATGTTGCTATATTTACTGGAGTCTTTGCATTTGCTGCTATTATGCTCCACTTGTTTTTGAGTCTTAATAATCAGCTACCAACTTATGCCTTTCCGTTAGACTGCCGGAACATCTTGGGAACTATAGGATTCCAGTTATTTTTAAGCGGTCCTTCTGAAGAGGTGATATTTCGAGCATTGCCTATAACCATTTTAGTCTATACATTTGGACGAAGCATACAAATCAGGAAAAGCTTTACCGTAGAAGTCATCATGGCTTCGATCCTGTTTTCTTTTGCCCATTTAAATTGGTCATTGGCGCCATTTAGCTTTGAGGTTGATAGTTTTCAATTAGTGTATGCGGTTATACTTGGAACTATACAAGGGATTGTATACCAAAAAACCGAGAGTATTGTATATCCTGCGCTCATGCACAGTTTTAGCAACGTCATCATGGTTGGGACCGGTTATCTGTTTACAGCTTTAACTGTTGCTTGA
- a CDS encoding 4Fe-4S dicluster domain-containing protein, protein MPDKAILYDMSRCTACRGCQVSCKQWNDKAAEETNNWGSYENPKELSSATWLKMRFFEIEREGKFDWQFIRRSCMHCTDAGCAEVCPVGAIFHTDEGFVNIDQEWCIGCGTCTQACPFHVPHLDHHEGIVSKCSACTTLGFDRVSQGLSPACAKSCPTGALEYGERDVLLEKGRSQVQKLKATGHVNAMLYGEHELSGLHVLYVLDDKPEVYGLPENPQMPTSDMISKWLAGLATAGVLSTLPLIWIFKRREEMITKNKAKEGTV, encoded by the coding sequence GTGCCGGATAAAGCTATATTGTACGATATGTCTCGGTGTACTGCCTGTCGCGGTTGCCAAGTATCTTGCAAGCAATGGAATGATAAAGCGGCAGAGGAAACCAATAACTGGGGTTCTTACGAAAATCCGAAAGAACTCTCATCAGCAACTTGGCTGAAAATGCGCTTTTTCGAGATCGAAAGAGAAGGCAAATTCGATTGGCAGTTTATTAGAAGGTCTTGTATGCATTGCACCGATGCTGGTTGTGCGGAAGTGTGCCCTGTTGGTGCTATCTTCCATACAGACGAAGGCTTTGTAAACATTGACCAAGAATGGTGTATAGGTTGTGGAACTTGTACGCAGGCTTGCCCCTTCCATGTACCTCATCTCGATCATCACGAAGGCATCGTCAGCAAATGTAGCGCATGCACAACTTTAGGTTTTGATCGAGTATCACAAGGCTTGAGTCCAGCTTGCGCGAAATCCTGCCCCACAGGTGCTTTAGAGTATGGAGAAAGGGATGTTTTGTTAGAAAAAGGCCGCAGCCAAGTACAAAAACTCAAGGCTACAGGTCACGTAAACGCCATGTTGTACGGAGAACATGAACTAAGCGGCTTGCATGTTTTGTATGTACTTGACGATAAACCGGAAGTATATGGGCTGCCTGAGAATCCACAGATGCCAACCAGTGACATGATCAGTAAATGGCTTGCTGGTCTAGCTACGGCTGGTGTTTTGTCTACATTGCCGCTGATATGGATTTTTAAACGACGCGAAGAAATGATAACTAAAAACAAAGCCAAGGAGGGCACTGTATGA
- a CDS encoding formate dehydrogenase accessory protein FdhE — protein sequence MKAAITDIPGLYIPEPDKKKLSQGYPWLTEQNVASLVDPWGNNIISVSNSIADAFPKIKPDMLNLVNSIENGDTEWGEYVVSFIEGDEDNLGLLADQIRIQSSLLKFILFNLIKPFVEKRVENLKESIKEIPWFEGYCPICGAFPELSILQGKEGQRWLKCSFCGYDWRYDRMTCPFCGEKDEHKEVLSIDGNDHKWVELCSLCNRYISNIDLRENKNMRADIAAIGMIHLDAIAQKKGFIPTADCSWKVITPLS from the coding sequence ATGAAAGCCGCCATTACCGATATTCCTGGTTTATACATCCCTGAGCCTGATAAAAAAAAGCTATCCCAGGGTTACCCTTGGCTGACCGAACAAAATGTTGCTTCATTGGTTGATCCTTGGGGAAATAACATAATAAGCGTTTCAAATTCAATAGCAGACGCTTTTCCAAAGATTAAACCAGATATGTTGAACCTCGTGAATTCCATAGAGAATGGAGATACTGAGTGGGGCGAATATGTTGTTTCTTTCATCGAAGGTGATGAGGACAACCTTGGATTGTTGGCTGATCAAATTAGAATTCAATCATCATTATTAAAATTTATTCTTTTCAATCTTATTAAACCATTCGTCGAGAAGAGGGTAGAAAACCTCAAAGAAAGTATAAAAGAGATTCCATGGTTTGAGGGATATTGCCCTATATGTGGAGCATTTCCGGAACTTAGCATTTTACAGGGTAAAGAGGGCCAACGATGGCTGAAGTGTTCGTTCTGCGGGTACGATTGGCGGTACGACCGGATGACATGCCCTTTTTGTGGAGAAAAGGATGAGCATAAGGAAGTGCTTTCCATTGACGGAAATGACCATAAATGGGTGGAACTCTGTTCTTTATGCAATAGGTATATCTCAAACATTGATCTCAGAGAAAATAAAAACATGAGAGCGGATATTGCTGCAATTGGAATGATACATTTAGACGCGATAGCTCAGAAGAAAGGATTCATTCCTACGGCTGACTGCAGCTGGAAAGTGATAACACCTCTTTCGTAA